The following nucleotide sequence is from Lacinutrix sp. Hel_I_90.
TTCCTTTCTACGCTAATTATTCTTATTTTTGTTGGAAACCGAAAATCGATATACAGTGTCCAACTATAAATTAGGTCCAGACTTTGCCAAACAATTAGATAAAGAAGATCCATTAGCACATTTTAAAAATCAATTTCATATTCCAAAAGATAAAAATGGAAACGAACTCATTTATCTCTGCGGAAATTCTCTTGGATTACAACCTAAAATCACAAAAGACTATATTAATCAAGAACTTGAAGATTGGGCCAATTTAGGCGTTGAAGGGCATACTGAAGGAAAAAACCCGTGGTTACATTATCATGAGTTTTTAACAGAAACTATGGCAGAAGTCGTTGGTGCAAAACCCATTGAAGTGGTCGTGATGAATACACTAACCGCTAATTTGCATTTTATGATGGTGTCGTTTTACAAACCCACACAAAAACGTTATAAGATTTTAATTGAGGCAGATGCGTTTCCTTCAGATAAATACGCAGTAGAATCACAACTCCGCCATCATGGCTTTGATGATACAGAAGGTCTTATTCTTTGGAAAGCGCGCGAAGGCGAAGAATTGGCAAACTACGAGGATTTAGAAAGCATTCTGGAAACACAAGGTGAAGACATTGCTTTAGTTATGATTGGTGGTGTAAATTATTATACCGGCCAGTTTTTCGATTTAAAACGCATTGCAAACTTAGGTCATAAAAAAGGCTGCGTTGTTGGTTTTGACTGTGCCCATGGTGCAGGAAATGTGGCACTGAATCTCCATGATTCTGGAGCTGATTTCGCCGTTTGGTGTACTTATAAATACATGAATTCTGGACCAGGAAGTTTATCTGGTTGCTTTGTTCACGAACGACATGCCAACAATAAATCGCTAAATAGATTCACGGGGTGGTGGAGTCACAATAAACAGACCCGTTTTAGAATGCGTGATGAATTTGACCAATTACCCGGCGCTGAAGGTTGGCAATTATCCAATCCGCCCATATTATCAATGGCTGCCATTCGCGCATCAGTAAATGTCTTTAAAGCCGCAGGATTTGATAATTTAATTAAGAAATCAAAAAAACTAACAGGCTATTTCGAGTTTCTAATCAACGCACTCAATAATCCTGATATTAAAATAATAACCCCTAGCAATCCAAACGAACGCGGTTGCCAACTCTCTATCCAGGTTAAAAATGCCGATAGAGGCCTACATAACAAACTAACAGAAGCTGGAGTAATTAGCGATTGGCGAGAGCCAGATGTGATTCGCTGCGCACCAGTACCTCTGTATAATTCTTTTGAGGATGTGTATGATATGGTTGAGAAATTAAAAACAGTTTTAAACGAATAAAAACCCTTTCCTCCCAACACTTCGAAATAGAAGAAAGCTGGGTTTTGAATTTCAAAAAAGACATTCGAAAGTCGGAAAAGGTTAAAGAGATAAAAAAAAATAAACAGATAGCCACGATTTTTGAAATAAGAAAATTCTGGCAATGACGATTTTATAAAATGAAAAAACAACAAAATATACTCATTATTGGCGCTGGACTTTGTGGCTCCCTTTTAGCCTTAAGGCTAGGACAGCGTGGCTATAACGTCACCGTTTACGAAATGCGTCCAGATTTACGTAAAACAGATATTTCTGCAGGACGCTCAATAAACTTAGCATTCTCAGATCGTGGAAATAAAGCCATGAAATTAGTTGGCATAGAAGACCAGGTAAAAGAACTGTGTATTCCAATGAATGGCCGTATGATTCATGATAAAGAAGGCAACACCTTTTTATCTAATTATAGTGGGCGCGACCATGAATACATAAACTCTATTTCGCGTGGCGGACTTAATGCCTTATTATTGGATGAAGCAGAGAAACACGACAATGTTACGATTCATTTTAATAAACAATGCCAATCGGTAGATTTTGAAAAAACCACCGCTTTATTTCAGGATTACACAACAAAAAAAACATTTATTGAAGATGCAGACTGTATTATAGCTACAGACGGCGCTGGTTCTGCCTTGCGAAAAAGCTATTATTTAGGTAGAAAATTCTTATTTAGTTTTTCACAAAATTACCTCACACATGGCTATAAAGAACTCAGTATTCTTCCAACGGAAACTGGTGATTATAAAACCTATAAAAATGCATTACACATTTGGCCAAGAGGCGATTTTATGGTTATTGCATTACCAAATTTAGATGGGAGTTTTACAGTTACTTTATTTTTAAGCTATGCTGAAGGCGAGTACAACTTCAATAATTTAACCACTCCAGAAATTGTTACGGCCTTCTTTACAAAAGAATTTCCTGATGCTTTAGAGCTCATGCCCAATTTAGTAACCGATTTCTTTGAAAACCCAACAGCGCCTTTAGGGACCGTAAAATGTTCACCTTGGCATTATAAAGGCAATACCCTGTTAATGGGAGATTCGGCTCATGCCATTGTTCCGTTTTACGGACAAGGGATGAATGCCTCTTTTGAGGATGTCGTAGAATTCGACGCTATTTTAGACCAACAGCTAGAGAATTGGGAAGCCACTTTTACGGCCTATGAAAAAACAAGAAAAAAAGACACCGATGCCATTGCCGATTTAGCCATTGATAATTTTCACGAAATGAAAGACCATGTCTCTAATCCTATTTTCCAGGAAAAGCGTAAATTAGAAATGGCTTTAGAAAAAGAATTCCCTAATGACTATTCGTCAAAATATTCATTGGTTACCTTTAATGAACAGATTGGGTATAGAGAAGCCATGCTTCGCGGAAGAGCACAAGACAAAGCGCTTTTAAATTTAATTGCCGATGGAAAAATAGATTTAAACGCAGATTTAAAGCATACTTTAAAATTAGTCTTAAAAGAAACCGAAGACATTTTAGAGGAAGATACTATCGCTAAAACAATGAAGCCTTAAAAAACTAATAATAGAAAAACACCATACCCCAACAATTCCGGATAAAAGAAAGATGCCTTTTTAATTTTCCAAAAGACATTCGAAAATCGGAAAGGTTCGAAAAGGCAAAGAATCTAAAACAAACAGATTGCCGCGATTTTTAAAAATAAAAAACCGCGCAATGACTTAAAAACATAATGATGAGTGACCAAAAAAAAGTAACACCAAGAGGTGCCTACCCACATACCAAACGCGTTGGCGATTTCATTTTCGTTTCAGGCACCAGTTCCCGTAGAGCAGATAATACAATTGCTGGTGTAGATATCATAGACGACATGGGAACAAAACGTTTAAATGCTGAAGTACAAACGCGAGAAGTCTTAAAAAATATTGAAAAGAATTTAGCTAATGAAGGCGCAACATTAAAAGATGTGGTCGACGTGACTTCTTTTCTAGTAAACATGAATGACTTTTCTGGCTATAATAAAGCGTATGCTGAGTTTTTTGAAAAAGAAACAGGACCAACACGAACAACAGTAGCAGTACATCAGTTACCACATCCAGATTTGGTGGTAGAAATAAAGGTGATGGCTTTTAAAAAATTATAAAGCGAAGCCCTTACAGATTTTCAAAACCTGTGAGGCCTAATAAAACAAAATACCTATAAATTAGTGATTACTATTAAAAACTACATCAACGGCGAGTTCCACAATCCTATCAAGAACAACTGGATAGACAACTATTGCCCTGCTAATGGCGAAGTCTATGGTCAACTACCAAACTCAGACAAAACAGATGTTGAAAAGGCCTACAACGCCGCAAAAACTGCTTTCCCAATGTGGTCACAAACCTCATTAGAAGAACGCAGTCGTATTTTAATCAAAATTTCAGAATTATTAGAAGCCAATTTGCAGCGTTTTGCAGAAGCCGAAAGTAAAGACAACGGTAAACCCATTAGTTTAGCTAAAGCAGTAGATATCCCTAGAGCGGCGAGTAACTTTCGCTTCTTTGGAAACGCTATTACACAATTTGCCAGTGAAAGCCATGAAAGTATTGGTCTAAAAGCCATAAATTACACGTTACGGCAACCTATAGGGGTTGTGGGTTGTATTTCTCCTTGGAACTTACCATTGTATTTATTTACGTGGAAAATAGCACCAGCCATTGCAGCTGGAAACTGCGTGATTGCAAAACCAAGCGAAGTCACCCCAATGACCGCCTATTTATTAGGTGAAATTTGTAACGAAGCAGGCTTACCAAAGGGGGTGCTAAATATCGTGCATGGTTTAGGCACTACAACAGGACAAGCCATTATAGCGCATGAAGACATTAAAGCCATTTCGTTTACTGGCGGAACGGCAACTGGTGCCCATATTGCCAAAGTCGCGGCACCCATGTTTAAAAAATTGTCTTTAGAATTGGGTGGAAAAAACCCAAACATTATTTTCGCCGATTGTGATTATGAAGATATGCTGGACACAACAGTCCGTTCTTCTTTTGCTAATCAAGGTCAGATTTGCCTTTGTGGAAGTCGTATTTTTATAGAAGACGCTATTTACGACCGTTTCAAAAAAGATTTTGTAACCAAAGTAAAAGCGTTGAAAGTAGGGCATCCCTCAGAACATGACACAAATATTGGTGCTTTAGTGTCAAAAGCACATTTAGAAAAAGTAAAAGACTATATCGCCATAGCAAAAGAAGAGCATGCAATGGTTCTTTGCGGAGGCAATGAAGTCACTATTAAAGGTTACGAGAACGGTTACTATTTAGAACCAACAGTTATAGAAGTAAAAAATGATGAATGCCGCGTCAACCAAGAAGAAATTTTTGGCCCAGTGGTTACGATTATGCCTTTTAAAACGGAAGAAGCTGTATTAGAAATGGCTAATAAGGTGAAATACGGTCTCTCAGCAACCTTGTGGACCAACGATTTAAAACGCACCATGAGCATGAGCAACCAACTACAAGCAGGCATCGTTTGGGTAAACACCTGGATGCTCCGTGATTTACGTACACCTTTTGGTGGTGTAAAAGCAAGTGGTATTGGTCGCGAAGGAGGTTTTGAAGCGTTACGCTTTTTTACTGAAGCTAAAAATGTTTGTATAAAGTACTAATTCTCACGACAGTGGGAATCTCATAAATTGAAACAAATACTATAAATTAACTGTCATTGCGGGCCTTTAGGTGTGACCATCTGTTAAAAATAGCAGGAAGGCATTATAAAACACCTGCCGCTGCAGAAATAAAAAAAATATGGACTTACAACTCAACAACAAATACGCACTAGTTTGTGGAAGCACAGCGGGCATAGGAAAAGCTACTGCTTTAGCCTTAGCTGAAGAAGGCACTATTGTTACATTAATTGCTAGAAATGAAGACAAGTTAAAAGCTACTTTATTGGAATTACCTCAACACAGAGACCACGACTATATTGTTGCCGATTTCTCCAATTCTGAAGAATTAAAAGCAATAGTGTCAGACTATATTTCGCAACACCATGGCTTTCATATTTTAGTAAATAATACGGGCGGCCCAAAAGGCGGACCTATTTTTTCTGCAGAAATTGATGAGTTTGAGAGTGCTTTTACGCAACATTTAAAATGTAATCATGTGTTAGCACAAACGGTTGTGCCTTTTATGAAAAGTGAAGGTTATGGTCGTATTGTGAATGTGATTTCCACCTCTGTAAAGCAACCCTTAGACGGTTTAGGCGTTAGTAACACCATTCGTGGTGCAGTAGCCAACTGGAGTAAGACTTTGGCTAATGAGCTTGGGCAATTTGGCATTACTGTAAACAATGTATTGCCTGGTGCCACAGGAACCGAGCGCCTAACTGAAATTATAAAAAACAAATCGGCTAAATCTGGAACTACCGAAGAAGACGCCGCCAACGCCATGAAAAACGCAGTTCCGGCAAAACGCTTTGCAAAACCAGAAGAATTAGCTGATGCTATCGCTTTTTTGGCAAGTGAGCGCGCTGCCTATATTAATGGTATTAATTTACCTGTAGATGGAGGCCGTACAAAGTCACTATAATATATTGACCTGTTAGGTTTATAAAACCTGACAGGTCTTTTTTGTATATTAGTACCGTAATTTTGCGTTAAGGATGACTCACAACTTAATTTTTAGAAAATTATGTGCGTGAACCTAAAGGTTTGAGGGTGTTTTGGAGCTCCTCGCAGAGAGCAACTACCTAAAGCCTGACTTTTGTTATTCTGCAAGCTCGTAAAAAGCCAGTAGGCATGAATAAAACTAACGCCCAAATAATAAAACAAATGAGCAACTTAGTATCTCCATTAAATTTTAAAGCTTGGATTGAAGAAAACAGACACCTTTTAAAACCACCGGTTGGCAATAAAGTGGTTTGGAAAGATGGCGATTTCATCGTTATGGTCGTTGGTGGTCCTAACAATAGAAAAGATTACCATTACAACGAAACCCCTGAGTTTTTCTATCAGGTGGAAGGTGACATGGTCTTAAAAATTATAGATCAAGGCACGCCAAAAGATGTGCATATTAGAGAGGGTGATATTTATTTATTACCTCCGAAAGTACCACATTCACCGCAGCGTGGTGCAAATACTGTTGGCTTAGTGATAGAGTACAAACGCCCTGAAGGCATGCGTGATGCGCTACTTTGGTTTTGCGAAAACTGTACGACTAAGTTATACGAAGAAGATTTTACGGTCAAAAATATTGAAACGGATATGCCTAAAATTTTCGATAAATATTATGGTGATAAAGATAAACGCAGCTGCCCAAATTGTGGTGAAGTGATGCAACCGCCGAGTAAAGTAAAGATTGAGTAAAAGTGTTATTCTAAATAGTATTGAAACTACTTAAGTATTATTTAAGAATACTCTGGTAATGAAAAACGTCAACAATACTTGCATGACACTAAAACAAACATTTAATAGACTCCTGCTTTAGTAGGAACGACAAACATGAACAAAAGAAAACTAAGAATAAACGGCCACTCACACTTACTACCTTATCCTGAGGAAATCCCTCAATTTATGCATGATAAAGGTATTTTTTGGGTAGATAAGGATCGGAAATTTATGCTTCAAAAAGACTGGAGTCGTCCTGTAACAGATTCTAGTTTCTTTTTAAATGAGAAACTGGAATGGATGGCACGTTTTAAAATTGATCATGCTGTGGTTTTAAATTTATCTCAGCTTTATGGTAATGGTTTACGTGTAGAGGAAATGAAACAAGCCTTGCGTTTTCAGAATGATTTTAATGCCAAGGTGCAGCGTGAAAATCCAAGTAAATTTACCTGTGGCTTTGTGGTGCATCCTGGCTTTGTACGTGGCGCTTGCTGGGAAATCGAGCGCTGTGTTGAAGAGTTAGGCCTGCAATTGCTTTGTTTACCCACGCACTACATGGATACCATTGGGACCTGGCGTTGTATTTTTGATGAAGAAAATGAGCCCATTTTTGAGCTGGCTAACAAATATAACTTAGCAGTAGAAATTCACCCTTACGATGGTGAGAAATTTATAAAACTAGAAAACACATCTTGGCGTTTTCATTTAATCTGGATGTTGGCGCAATGTGCAGATGCCTACCATTTTTTAACCTTAAATGGCTATCAAGATAAATACCCTAACATGCGCACCTGTTTTGCACATGGTGGTCAACTCGCTCAAATAAATTTAGGGCGTCGTATTCAAGGTTTTGATGGGAGACCCGATTTGTTTGAAGGTAAGAGTCACCCAAGAAAGGCTGTTGGTCACAAAAATATCTTTTTTGATACTTTGGTTCATGACACTGGTGGTTTAGAATTATTAATTAAAAACCAAGGCTCCAAGCAAGTGCTCATGGGGCTAGATGACCCGTATCCATTAGGAGAAATGGAAAGTGAAAAACAGTCGTCTTATCCTGGAAAGATTCTAGATCTAGCTATAGAACGTCATATTATTACAGAAACGCAACATGATGCTATTTGGGAAGATAACGTAATACAATGGTTGTGTGGCGATGATCAGGCGGCAAAAGATAAATTAGTAAAACGGATTTTAGGATAATTTTTTCATCTTTCTGAAAAGGGATAAAGCATCTTTGAGCTGATACTTCGAATGCTCCTATTAAGAAAGTGAATAATTAATGAGACCATGCATTTTATACCAGAAGAATTAGACGATTATGTAGTAGCACATTCTGAAAGTGAACCAGAATTACTGCAACAGCTTACACGAGAAACCTTTCAAAAAATATTGCAGCCGCGAATGTCCAGCGGACCGTATCAAGGTCGTGTGTTAAGCATGATTTCAAAATTAATACACCCTAATAGCATACTGGAAATTGGTACCTTTACAGGCTATTCTACGTTGTGCTTAGCGGAAGGATTGAAGCCTGATGGTACTATTGATACCATAGATATCAATGAAGAGCTCTTTGATTTTCAACGTCAATTTTTTGATAAATCTCAATATGGCTCGCAAATCTTTCAACATTTAGGGAATGCTTTAGAGGTGATTCCGAAACTAAAAAAAACCTTTGATCTTGTATTTATAGATGCCGACAAAGATAATTATATCAATTATTTTAACTTAATTATTGACAGCCTCAATACCGGTGGAATCATTTTATCAGATAACGTTTTATGGAGTGGTAAAGTGATAGAACCACTGGATCCAAAAGATAAAATGACAAAAGCAGTTTTAGATTATAATGCACTTTTAAAAACAGATGAACGTGTTGAAACTATAGTATTACCCATTAGAGATGGCTTGACTATTAGCAGGAAGCGATAATTCCATAACTAATTAATAAGTAGTAAAAAAAACCACCAAAAGCAATAAGCTTTTGATGGTTGAATGATATTTATAAAAAGTAAATGATTTAATCTACTTCAAATGTTATTTTTACATTGACTCTAAAGTCTGTTACTTCGTTATTACTTACGCTTGCGCTCTGTTCTTTAACATAAACCGAACGAATGTTCTTAACACTTTTTGACGCGTGTTTTACTGCTTTTCTGGTTGCGTCTTCCCAACTTTTATCAGAGTTTGATAATATTTCTATAACTTTTAGTACTGCCATAATTTTTGGTTTTTAAAGATTAATACAAGACTAAAGTTACAAAGAATTAGAGTATTTCATGACTTAAAAAAAGCCAAATGATTGTTAATCTTCTTAATAAAAGACCAATAACTACCCATTTATAGCTTCAACAGTATTTACTTTACCAGCCAACATTTCCTTTAGCATATTTTCTATCCCATTTTTTAAAGTGAAGGTCGATGACGGACAACCACTACAAGCGCCTTGTAAAATAACTTTAACGGTTTTAGTCGCTTCGTCGTAAGATTGAAATTCAATATTACCACCATCACTCGCTACAGCTGGTTTTACATACTCTTCTAAAATGTTTATTATTTCTTTTGAAGTATCGTCTAATGTTTCAAAATGTGCATCAACCTTTTCGGCAGTTTTAGCGATTGTTTCTGGAGCATTGACAGCTATAATTTCTTTTCCGTTTTCAATATATGATCTAATAAATTCGCGAACCTCGTTAGTAATATCATTCCAATCTGCTACATCATACTTCGTAACCGACACATAATTTTCATCTATAAACACACTTTTTACAAACGGAAAATGAAATAATTCCGTAGCCATAGGCGACGCCTTTGCTGTATCAATTGAAACAAATTCATAGGTAGCAGTCACTAGTTTTTTATTTGCTACAAATTTCATTACTGATGGGTTAGGTGTGCTTTCCGCGTATACCGTTACTGGTACTTTTTTTGGTGCATCATCTTGGTTAATTACAACACCATCTGCATTTAGGTAGTCTTCAATTTGATTTGCAACTTCCTTTTGAACATCTTCCCATTCCACTATACTAAATCGCTCGATGGCAACAAAATTACTGGTAATGTAAACCTTTTTAACAAAAGGTAAATAGAATAATTGTTGTGCTAATGGCGAGGCTTTTGCTTCGTCAATATTATTAAATTCGAAACTTTGATGTTGCGTTATAAACTGATTTATTTCGAACTTTAATATAGAAGGATTTGATGTTTCCTGTATGGTGACTTTAAACGTATTCATCTGCAATTAAAATTTTATGCAAAAATACTAAAAGAAAGTAGAGATATCTATATATTTGAGGATTAAAGGTAAACCCAATGTATTGAAAAACTTGGCATTTTCTGCTAAAACCTTTTCATCTTGGTAGCTTTAACTTTTGTGACCTAAATAATATCAATGAAAGTTATATATTTGACTTCAAAATAATTTATTCGATAAAAGTGAGTTATAAATAGCGTTAGCTGTTTGTTTAAACCTATATCAATCTACCTCGAAAAAAGAGATTATGAGATTAAAATCAATATTCATATTAGTCATTACTTTATTAGTGAGCAGCAAAATTGCTCACACACAAGAAGGACTTCCTATCTATTCAGATTACTTAACAGATAATTATTATTTAATTCACCCCTCTATGGCTGGTGTTGCCAATTGCTCAAAAGTGAGAATCACTGGTCGCCAACAATGGTTTGGAGATGATGATGCACCAGCGCTATTGACGGCTAGTGTTAATGGTCGCATTGGAGAATCTCAGTCAGGTATTGGAGGTATTGTTTATTCTGATAAAAATGGCTACCATTCTCAAACAGGTGCCTATGCTACTTATGCGCATCACCTTATGTTCTCAAGAAATGAGGTTGACTTAAACATGCTCTCTTTTGGTTTGAGCGTTGGAGTTATTCAATACAAATTAGATGAATCGAAATTTTTACAAGATGGTTTCGATCCAATTATTGCAGGTATAGAACAATCGGCTTCTAATTTCAATGTCGATTTTGGTTTTTCATATCACCTCTATAACTTTTATGCCCATGCTACTGTTAAAAATTTACTAGAAAATGACGGTGTAAATTTTAACGAACAAGGCTTAAGCTATCAAAATTTAAGAACGTACCTGTTTTCTTTAGGCAATACCTTTAGCAACTATAATAATGATTGGAGCTTTGAGCCTTCAGTGATGTTTATGTACAGAGATGCCACTGAGGAAGCTTCTTTTGACGTCAACCTAAAAGCCTACAAAAGCACAGAATTTGGTAAGCTGTGGGGTGGTATTTCTTACCGCAGAAGCTTAGATGGCGCTGAGTTTTTAGACGGCCCAGGTGTTAGTAGTCAAAAACTGCAATACATTACACCAATTCTTGGTGTAGACGTAAACAATTTCATGTTTGCTTATACGTATAGTTACCAGGCCAATTCAGTAGTGTTTAATAATGGTGGATTCCACCAAATAACTTTAGGCTATAACTTTGGTTGTAGAAAAGAACGCTACAGTTGTAATTGTCCTGCGGTTAACTAAACAAAAAACAACGGAATACAAAACCCACCAAGAGTAAGCTTTTGGTGGGTTTTGCTTTTTAATGTTTTTGTTAATGACTACCATCCTTTGGTTTAGTAAAACATATAAATTGTAATACATAGTAAAAAAAGAGCATAAAAAAAGCCTTTATCTATATCGATAAAGGCTTTAGTACTCGGGACGGGACTTGAACCCGTACGTCCTAATGGACATTGGATTTTAAGTCCAACGTGTCTACCAATTCCACCACCCGAGCGTGGAATATTTTTAAGAAAAAATTTCTCAGAGCGAAAGACGGGATTTGAACCCGCGACCCCCACCTTGGCAAGGTGATGCTCTACCCCTGAGCTACTTTCGCAGTCTTTTAAATGAACTAACAATATTGCTATTGCGGTTGCAAATTTAAAACTTTTCTCCTAATACCAAAGGGTTTTTTAAAAATAATTAAATTAATTTTTTACTGCTTTGGTCTTCACCAACATACGCTTGATTTCATTTAGCTTCATGAGTGCCTCAATAGGGGTTAACGTATCAATATCGGTTAAAAGGATCTCTTCTTTTATCTGTTCTAACAACGGATCGTCTAAATTAAAGAAACTAAGTTGCATTTCGTCCTTTATAGACTTTACCTTATCTGTGAGCTCCTCACTGGAATGTGATTGCTCTAATTTTTTTAGAATCTTATTCGCGCGATGCAAAACTTGCTGAGGCATTCCTGCTAATTTTGCCACATGAATACCAAAACTGTGTTCACTTCCACCTTCTACTAGTTTTCTAAGGAAAAGTACATTGTCTTTTAATTCTTTAACCGACACATTAAAATTCTTTATCCTTGGAAACGTCTCGGTCATTTCATTTAATTCATGATAATGGGTGGCAAACAAGGTTTTGGCTTTAGCTGGATGCTCATGGAGGTATTCGCTAATCGCCCAGGCTATTGAAATTCCATCATAAGTACTCGTTCCTCTTCCTATTTCATCTAACAGCACTAAACTGCGTTCTGACATGTTGTTTAGAATGGAAGCCGTTTCATTCATTTCTACCATAAAGGTCGATTCTCCCATAGAAATATTATCACTAGCCCCTACTCTGGTAAAAATTTTATCTACTAAGCCTATTCTAGCGGTTTTTGCAGGCACAAAACTTCCTATTTGTGCTAACAACACAATCAATGCTGTTTGCCTCAAAATAGCAGACTTCCCAGACATGTTAGGCCCCGTAATCATAATAATTTGTTGCTGCTCTCTATCTAAAAAAAGATCATTAGCAATATACTGCTCGCCAATGGGTAGCTGTTTTTCAATAACAGGATGACGTCCTTCTTTAATTTCTAAATCGTGAGAATCATCAATGGTTGGATAACTGTAATCATTTTCATTGGCGAGTTGTGCAAAACCGCAAAGGCAATCTAATTGCCCAATGAGATTAGCATTTTGCTGTACTGGCTTGATATATTGGTTCATCCAAACCACTAAATCTCCAAACAACTGTTGTTCTATAGCCAAAATGCGTTCTTCTGCGCCTAAAATTTTAGATTCGTACGCTTTAAGTTCCTCTGTAATATAGCGTTCTGCATTCACCAAGGTTTGCTTACGAACCCATTCTTCTGGCACCTTATCTTTGTGTGTATTTCGAACCTCAATATAATAACCAAACACATTATTAGACGCTATTTTTAATGAGGTAATTCCTGTGCGTTCACTTTCACGCTGTAGCATTTTGTCGAGGTAGTTTTTACCAGAAGTAGACAACCCTCTTAACTCATCTAGCTCGGCAGAAAAACCAACGGCAATGGTATTTCCTTTTAAAACATTTACTGGCGCTTCTTCGTTTAGCGTCGTTTTTATTTTTCCGC
It contains:
- a CDS encoding NifU family protein → MNTFKVTIQETSNPSILKFEINQFITQHQSFEFNNIDEAKASPLAQQLFYLPFVKKVYITSNFVAIERFSIVEWEDVQKEVANQIEDYLNADGVVINQDDAPKKVPVTVYAESTPNPSVMKFVANKKLVTATYEFVSIDTAKASPMATELFHFPFVKSVFIDENYVSVTKYDVADWNDITNEVREFIRSYIENGKEIIAVNAPETIAKTAEKVDAHFETLDDTSKEIINILEEYVKPAVASDGGNIEFQSYDEATKTVKVILQGACSGCPSSTFTLKNGIENMLKEMLAGKVNTVEAING
- a CDS encoding type IX secretion system membrane protein PorP/SprF — translated: MRLKSIFILVITLLVSSKIAHTQEGLPIYSDYLTDNYYLIHPSMAGVANCSKVRITGRQQWFGDDDAPALLTASVNGRIGESQSGIGGIVYSDKNGYHSQTGAYATYAHHLMFSRNEVDLNMLSFGLSVGVIQYKLDESKFLQDGFDPIIAGIEQSASNFNVDFGFSYHLYNFYAHATVKNLLENDGVNFNEQGLSYQNLRTYLFSLGNTFSNYNNDWSFEPSVMFMYRDATEEASFDVNLKAYKSTEFGKLWGGISYRRSLDGAEFLDGPGVSSQKLQYITPILGVDVNNFMFAYTYSYQANSVVFNNGGFHQITLGYNFGCRKERYSCNCPAVN
- a CDS encoding dodecin family protein; protein product: MAVLKVIEILSNSDKSWEDATRKAVKHASKSVKNIRSVYVKEQSASVSNNEVTDFRVNVKITFEVD
- the mutS gene encoding DNA mismatch repair protein MutS, whose amino-acid sequence is MAAKTKKVTPLMKQYNAIKAKYPDALLLFRVGDFYETFGSDAVKAAGILGIILTKRGAGSESEIELAGFPHHSLNTYLPKLVKAGERVAICDQLEDPKLTKNIVKRGVTELVTPGVALNDEVLQSKTNNFLCSVYFGKNSIGVAFLDISTGEFLTSQGNQEYIDKLLQNFSPSEILVSKQKRSKFNESFGKDFHTFNLEEWVYQTDYANETLLKHFNTKSLKGFGVEDLNEGIIASGSILHYLAETQHNKLQHITSISRIAEDEYVWMDRFTIRNLELYNSTNNNAVTLLNVIDKTISPMGGRLLKRWLALPLKNVEKIKQRHEVVSFLKTEKTIHEKIQNHIKSIGDIERLISKTATGKVCPREVIQLKNSLESIVPIKTLAANCDNESLKIIGDTLQSCEVLRGKIKTTLNEEAPVNVLKGNTIAVGFSAELDELRGLSTSGKNYLDKMLQRESERTGITSLKIASNNVFGYYIEVRNTHKDKVPEEWVRKQTLVNAERYITEELKAYESKILGAEERILAIEQQLFGDLVVWMNQYIKPVQQNANLIGQLDCLCGFAQLANENDYSYPTIDDSHDLEIKEGRHPVIEKQLPIGEQYIANDLFLDREQQQIIMITGPNMSGKSAILRQTALIVLLAQIGSFVPAKTARIGLVDKIFTRVGASDNISMGESTFMVEMNETASILNNMSERSLVLLDEIGRGTSTYDGISIAWAISEYLHEHPAKAKTLFATHYHELNEMTETFPRIKNFNVSVKELKDNVLFLRKLVEGGSEHSFGIHVAKLAGMPQQVLHRANKILKKLEQSHSSEELTDKVKSIKDEMQLSFFNLDDPLLEQIKEEILLTDIDTLTPIEALMKLNEIKRMLVKTKAVKN